One Turneriella parva DSM 21527 genomic region harbors:
- a CDS encoding transporter associated domain-containing protein, with protein MARRRKFTNTLRKVFGRKKSLREKLIQFFKANKISARNEQMQMILEIMELHETRAADVKTAEVNLTSVAIGASLKEIETVFRKTGHSRIPVFENREGLRHYHGVLFVKDLIALTPAQRKKFDLASHLRKPLVVPESQSVLSLMREMRLNRHHLALTVNEHGDVTGMITLEDILEEIVGEIQDEYDSVSKQVMQIEPKVYRVDARMSLSDLNDELALNLPEEKFHSVAGFVLHSLTGELKEKASFTYGNARFTLLKFKHRQVKSVVIDLSGRATA; from the coding sequence ATGGCACGCCGCAGAAAATTCACGAACACGCTGCGCAAGGTCTTCGGCCGCAAGAAGTCTCTGCGCGAAAAACTGATACAATTCTTTAAGGCCAACAAGATTTCAGCGCGCAACGAACAGATGCAGATGATTCTCGAGATCATGGAGCTTCACGAGACGCGCGCGGCGGATGTCAAAACTGCTGAAGTCAATCTCACGAGTGTTGCCATTGGCGCTTCTCTCAAAGAAATTGAAACCGTGTTTCGCAAAACCGGCCATTCACGTATACCTGTATTTGAGAACCGTGAGGGTCTCAGGCACTATCATGGCGTGCTGTTCGTGAAAGATCTGATTGCGCTCACACCCGCGCAGCGTAAAAAATTCGACCTCGCGAGCCACCTGAGAAAGCCACTCGTGGTGCCCGAATCGCAGAGTGTACTCTCGCTGATGCGCGAAATGCGCCTTAACCGACACCACCTTGCGCTCACGGTCAACGAACACGGCGACGTGACGGGTATGATCACGCTTGAAGATATTCTCGAAGAAATTGTCGGCGAAATTCAAGATGAATATGACAGCGTCAGCAAGCAGGTGATGCAGATCGAACCCAAAGTCTACCGGGTTGATGCACGCATGTCGCTTTCAGATCTGAACGACGAACTTGCTCTCAACCTGCCCGAAGAAAAATTTCATTCGGTGGCAGGTTTCGTATTGCATTCGCTCACCGGCGAACTCAAAGAGAAGGCGAGCTTTACCTACGGTAATGCCCGTTTTACTCTGCTGAAATTCAAGCATCGGCAGGTGAAGAGTGTGGTTATTGATCTTTCAGGGCGTGCCACCGCGTGA
- a CDS encoding STAS domain-containing protein, whose amino-acid sequence MSLKNLLQLRTETEKVGSRPVNFMTFSGKITSDNIFDLNSKVKAIFENGVYDCILDISALEYINSTGIALLLTIARTVEQNRGKMYLTKPTAFVQELFDMTDLSGRFSIVGSLDDARSQFKS is encoded by the coding sequence GTGAGCCTTAAGAATTTATTGCAGCTCAGAACCGAGACTGAAAAAGTCGGTAGCCGGCCGGTCAATTTTATGACGTTCAGCGGCAAAATCACGTCAGATAATATTTTCGATCTCAACTCAAAGGTGAAGGCGATTTTCGAAAATGGCGTCTACGACTGCATTCTCGATATTTCGGCGCTCGAATACATCAACAGCACAGGCATAGCGCTGCTTCTGACGATAGCCCGCACGGTCGAACAGAATCGCGGCAAAATGTACCTTACCAAGCCGACGGCTTTCGTTCAAGAACTCTTCGACATGACCGACCTCAGCGGAAGGTTCTCGATCGTGGGCAGTCTCGACGACGCGCGGAGTCAGTTCAAAAGTTGA
- the ybeY gene encoding rRNA maturation RNase YbeY yields MIGLELAAGARPPRLNAEITKFEAGLVAVEKALRSVKPKAGSAPARGQKKNMLVQLVSDPAIARLNQAYRGKTGPTDVLSFCYAEKGVKTFEHEPYGEVYISYATAARQAREMRHSLADELTVLLVHGVLHVMGYDHERSERARREMQKLESAALNRLLPQKAEGLITR; encoded by the coding sequence TTGATAGGTCTCGAACTTGCCGCCGGGGCAAGGCCCCCACGTCTCAATGCCGAAATCACAAAATTCGAAGCAGGTCTCGTCGCAGTTGAAAAGGCGCTTCGCTCGGTGAAACCCAAGGCAGGTTCGGCGCCGGCGCGCGGCCAGAAAAAGAATATGCTTGTGCAGCTGGTGAGCGACCCGGCGATTGCGAGGCTCAACCAGGCCTACCGCGGCAAGACTGGCCCGACCGATGTGCTCTCATTCTGCTACGCCGAAAAAGGTGTGAAAACTTTTGAACATGAACCCTACGGTGAAGTTTATATTTCTTATGCCACCGCTGCCCGCCAGGCGCGTGAAATGCGCCACAGCCTTGCCGATGAGCTGACGGTGTTGCTCGTGCATGGCGTGCTACACGTTATGGGTTACGACCACGAACGTTCAGAACGCGCGCGGCGCGAAATGCAGAAGCTTGAGTCGGCTGCGCTTAACCGACTCTTGCCCCAAAAGGCCGAGGGCCTCATAACCCGCTGA
- the sthA gene encoding Si-specific NAD(P)(+) transhydrogenase, whose product MTRYDVVVIGSGPAGEGAAMQCAKDGKHTAIVELNETLGGECLHRGTIPSKALRHSIQRYIESMSNPLVKSHVNFASRELDFPQMLAAARKIIEREAQHNLSYYERNRVDVYGGRARIVTPNEIQIEMGQRGTETIQADAIIVATGSRPYHPPDIKFDDHVLDSDTVLELAYTPRSITIYGAGVIGCEYASIFKGLGIKVTLVNHRAKLLEFLDDEIIDALSYHLREQGIVIKHGEEYEKVERDGNEVQLHLKSGKIIKSEALLWANGRSGNSAGLFGFESGIEIDHRGQIKKNENFQTALPHIYAVGDVSGPPALASAAFNQGRFVALHITRGTSFANLVQRIPTGIYTAPEISSLGKTERELTAEKVPYEVGQAHFRNIARAQITGQTAGLLKILFHRETLEILGIHCFGDQAAEIIHIGQAIMSQPAPNNRVTWFVETTFNYPTMAEAYRVAALNGINRL is encoded by the coding sequence GTGCGCCAAAGACGGCAAGCACACCGCAATTGTTGAGCTGAACGAAACGCTCGGCGGGGAGTGCCTGCACCGCGGCACGATTCCGTCAAAGGCGCTACGGCATTCGATACAAAGGTATATCGAGTCGATGTCGAACCCCTTGGTCAAAAGTCATGTTAACTTCGCGAGCCGCGAGCTCGATTTTCCCCAGATGCTGGCAGCAGCGCGCAAGATTATCGAACGCGAGGCTCAGCACAACCTCAGCTATTATGAACGCAACCGGGTTGATGTGTACGGCGGTCGCGCGCGCATCGTGACGCCGAATGAAATTCAGATTGAGATGGGCCAGCGTGGCACTGAGACGATTCAGGCAGACGCGATTATCGTCGCGACGGGTTCAAGGCCCTACCACCCGCCCGATATTAAGTTCGACGACCATGTTCTCGACAGCGACACGGTGCTTGAGCTCGCCTACACTCCCCGCTCGATCACGATTTATGGTGCGGGTGTCATTGGCTGCGAGTACGCTTCGATCTTTAAAGGTCTCGGCATTAAGGTGACTCTGGTTAATCACCGCGCGAAGCTGCTCGAGTTTCTCGACGATGAGATTATTGATGCGCTGAGTTACCATCTACGCGAACAGGGCATTGTCATCAAGCACGGTGAAGAATATGAGAAGGTCGAACGCGATGGCAACGAGGTACAACTGCACCTCAAGTCTGGCAAGATTATCAAATCAGAAGCGCTGCTCTGGGCGAACGGGCGCAGCGGCAATAGTGCGGGGCTCTTCGGTTTCGAGAGCGGCATCGAAATCGACCACCGCGGTCAGATCAAGAAGAATGAAAACTTTCAGACCGCGCTGCCGCACATCTACGCAGTTGGCGATGTCTCTGGCCCGCCGGCGCTCGCGAGTGCCGCTTTCAACCAGGGTCGTTTCGTCGCGCTGCACATCACACGTGGCACGTCGTTTGCGAACCTGGTACAAAGAATTCCGACGGGGATATATACCGCACCCGAGATCAGCTCGCTTGGCAAAACAGAGCGCGAACTAACCGCAGAAAAGGTGCCGTATGAAGTCGGCCAGGCCCACTTTCGTAATATCGCCCGCGCGCAGATTACCGGGCAGACCGCAGGTTTACTCAAGATTTTGTTTCACCGCGAGACGCTCGAGATTCTCGGCATACACTGCTTTGGCGATCAGGCTGCTGAGATTATCCACATCGGCCAGGCAATCATGTCGCAGCCGGCGCCGAACAACCGCGTGACGTGGTTTGTCGAGACGACGTTCAATTACCCGACTATGGCCGAAGCGTATAGGGTCGCGGCTCTGAATGGGATTAATCGACTTTGA